Proteins encoded together in one Formosa sp. Hel3_A1_48 window:
- a CDS encoding nucleotide pyrophosphohydrolase: MNIQNAQETVDQWIKTHGVRYFNELTNMAQLSEEVGEVARIIARRYGEQSEKESDKNKDLGEELADVMFVVFCLANQTGVNLQAAFDHKLALKTKRDHDRHHANKKLK; encoded by the coding sequence ATGAACATCCAAAATGCACAAGAAACTGTCGATCAATGGATCAAAACGCATGGCGTACGCTATTTCAATGAATTGACCAATATGGCACAGCTCTCTGAAGAAGTAGGTGAGGTCGCACGAATAATTGCCCGGCGATACGGCGAGCAAAGTGAAAAAGAAAGCGACAAAAATAAAGATTTGGGTGAAGAATTGGCGGATGTCATGTTTGTGGTGTTTTGTCTAGCCAATCAGACAGGCGTAAATTTACAAGCTGCTTTTGACCATAAATTAGCGCTAAAAACTAAGCGAGATCACGATCGTCATCACGCTAATAAAAAACTGAAATAA
- the dtd gene encoding D-aminoacyl-tRNA deacylase encodes MKAVIQRVTQANVSIDGTIKGKISSGLLVFLGIVSEDTLEDIQWLSNKIVQLRVFNDDEGVMNLSLKDIKGEILVISQFTLHAKTKKGNRPSYVKAARPERAVPIYEQFLNQLKDDLEQDIQAGIFGADMKVSLLNDGPVTLIIDTKNRE; translated from the coding sequence ATGAAAGCAGTAATTCAAAGAGTGACTCAGGCAAACGTCTCGATTGACGGAACCATCAAAGGAAAAATTTCTTCAGGGCTATTGGTCTTTTTAGGTATTGTCAGTGAAGACACCTTGGAAGATATTCAATGGCTGAGTAATAAAATTGTACAACTTAGAGTATTTAATGATGATGAAGGTGTCATGAATTTATCTTTAAAAGACATAAAAGGCGAGATATTAGTCATTAGTCAATTTACACTTCATGCCAAAACTAAAAAAGGCAATCGCCCAAGCTATGTAAAAGCAGCGCGACCAGAACGTGCAGTGCCGATTTACGAACAATTTTTAAATCAACTAAAAGACGATTTAGAACAAGACATTCAAGCTGGTATTTTTGGAGCAGACATGAAGGTTTCGCTTTTAAATGATGGCCCTGTAACTCTTATCATAGACACCAAAAACCGTGAATAA
- the rsgA gene encoding ribosome small subunit-dependent GTPase A yields MTGTVYKSTGSWYTVKSLEGSFYECRIKGKFRMQGIKSTNPIAVGDVVDFDLETSNNKETGVIKTIQTRKNYIVRKSVNLSKQTHIIASNIDQVFLLITIDNPPTFTSFIDRFLVSAEAYGISCILLFNKMDLYDEKTKNIVEDLIHIYSNVGYECLKISAKKADNLGPIKIKMKNKTSMFSGHSGIGKSTLVNAIEPSLNLKTKAISELHQQGQHTTTFAEMFDLSFDARIIDTPGIKGFGVVDIEAAELDQYFPEFFKLKSNCKFHNCQHVHEPKCAVKQAVEADEIAASRYKSYIQILDGEDANYRTDVHDPI; encoded by the coding sequence ATGACAGGAACAGTTTATAAATCTACAGGCAGTTGGTATACGGTCAAATCCTTAGAGGGTTCTTTTTACGAGTGTCGTATCAAGGGCAAATTTCGTATGCAAGGAATCAAAAGCACAAATCCAATTGCGGTTGGTGATGTTGTAGATTTTGACTTAGAAACCAGTAACAATAAAGAAACTGGAGTGATAAAAACTATTCAAACACGAAAAAACTATATTGTTCGAAAATCAGTCAACTTATCTAAGCAAACACACATTATTGCCAGTAATATTGACCAAGTATTTTTACTCATTACTATAGATAATCCACCTACGTTTACAAGTTTTATTGACCGTTTTTTAGTAAGTGCTGAGGCCTATGGCATAAGCTGTATTTTGTTGTTCAATAAAATGGACCTTTATGATGAAAAGACAAAAAATATTGTTGAGGATTTGATTCATATTTATTCAAATGTTGGTTACGAATGTTTAAAAATATCGGCTAAAAAAGCAGATAATCTAGGACCAATAAAAATAAAAATGAAGAACAAAACAAGTATGTTTTCTGGGCACTCAGGCATAGGTAAATCGACTCTGGTAAACGCTATTGAACCTTCATTAAATTTGAAGACAAAAGCCATATCAGAACTTCATCAACAAGGGCAGCACACCACTACATTTGCAGAGATGTTTGATTTAAGTTTTGATGCGCGCATTATCGATACACCAGGAATCAAAGGCTTTGGTGTTGTTGACATTGAAGCCGCAGAACTGGATCAATATTTCCCTGAATTTTTTAAATTAAAATCCAATTGCAAATTTCATAATTGCCAACATGTTCATGAGCCAAAATGTGCCGTTAAACAAGCAGTTGAGGCTGATGAAATTGCCGCTTCGCGCTACAAATCGTACATTCAAATTTTGGATGGAGAGGACGCAAATTATAGAACTGATGTACACGACCCCATATGA
- a CDS encoding bifunctional 3-deoxy-7-phosphoheptulonate synthase/chorismate mutase type II — protein sequence MENSKELSTWLDDLKLEHPLVIAGPCSAETEEQVLKIAHELKDSDVSYFRAGIWKPRTRPGNFEGVGALGLKWLQKVKAETGLKTATEVANRAHVELALEHDIDLLWIGARSTVSPFIVQEIADALEGTDKVVLIKNPVNPDLALWLGAVERLSSANIKNLGVIHRGFSTYEKSKYRNNPEWQLAIELQTRFPDLPLINDPSHITGRRDMVFDVCQTALDLNFDGLMIETHYDPDNAWSDAAQQITPKTLIQYTKDLKIRKESTTEADYTSELQNLRAQIDVADNQLLDTLGKRMKVAEAIGALKKEKNVAVLQSKRWNEILGKMVLEGEQHNLSEEFILKLFKAIHQESINHQKQILKS from the coding sequence ATGGAAAATAGCAAAGAATTAAGCACATGGTTAGATGATTTGAAACTTGAACACCCTCTAGTTATTGCTGGGCCATGTAGTGCAGAAACTGAAGAACAAGTATTAAAAATAGCACACGAACTAAAGGATTCTGATGTCAGTTATTTTCGTGCGGGCATATGGAAACCACGGACCCGACCCGGAAACTTTGAAGGGGTAGGTGCTTTAGGCTTAAAGTGGCTCCAGAAAGTTAAGGCTGAAACTGGTTTGAAAACAGCAACAGAGGTGGCAAACAGAGCACACGTTGAGCTAGCACTAGAACACGATATCGATTTACTGTGGATAGGAGCACGGTCTACAGTGAGCCCTTTTATTGTTCAGGAAATCGCTGATGCATTGGAAGGAACAGATAAGGTTGTTTTGATCAAAAATCCAGTAAATCCAGACCTAGCCTTATGGCTTGGTGCAGTAGAGCGTTTGTCTTCTGCTAATATCAAAAATTTAGGGGTGATTCACCGAGGTTTTTCGACATATGAAAAATCGAAATATAGAAATAATCCAGAATGGCAATTGGCAATTGAGCTGCAAACTAGATTCCCTGACTTACCGCTTATAAATGATCCCTCCCATATTACTGGAAGGCGTGACATGGTATTTGATGTATGCCAAACAGCATTGGACTTGAATTTTGATGGATTAATGATTGAAACTCATTATGACCCTGATAATGCATGGAGTGATGCTGCTCAACAGATTACTCCAAAAACGCTTATACAATACACCAAAGACCTGAAAATCAGAAAGGAAAGCACAACTGAAGCTGATTACACTTCTGAACTTCAAAATCTTAGAGCGCAAATTGATGTAGCTGACAACCAATTGTTAGATACTTTAGGAAAACGAATGAAAGTGGCTGAGGCAATTGGCGCCTTGAAAAAAGAAAAAAATGTTGCCGTGCTGCAAAGTAAACGTTGGAACGAAATCTTAGGTAAAATGGTTCTAGAGGGCGAACAACACAATTTAAGCGAAGAGTTTATTTTAAAACTATTTAAGGCAATTCATCAAGAATCAATTAATCATCAAAAACAAATTTTGAAATCATAA
- a CDS encoding prephenate dehydrogenase has translation MKNIYIIGTGLIGGSLALNLKAVKPKAVIHGIDHNEAHLTEALNLGLIHKKAVVEDIEHADLVLLSIPVNATLNLLPRILDLLPPQGLVVDMGSTKASICQVADAHPKRAQFLANHPIAGTEFSGPKAAFVGLFKNKTNIICDLDKTEPKRSKEMIEIFKAMGMSIRYMDAVEHDKHIAYVSHLSHISSFMLGKTVIDKEKNELNIFDMAGSGFESTVRLAKSSPDMWAPIFEQNKENVIETLNEYIQNLNHFKALMESDDFESVRNEMRSINHIKTILKGIS, from the coding sequence ATGAAGAATATTTACATCATAGGGACTGGACTGATCGGAGGTAGCCTTGCTTTAAATTTGAAGGCCGTTAAACCCAAAGCTGTAATTCATGGTATTGATCACAATGAAGCCCATCTTACGGAAGCTTTAAACTTAGGGTTAATACATAAAAAGGCAGTAGTTGAGGACATTGAGCACGCCGATTTAGTACTCTTATCAATCCCTGTTAATGCAACACTTAATTTACTGCCAAGAATATTAGATTTATTGCCACCTCAAGGGCTAGTTGTCGATATGGGCTCCACAAAAGCCTCAATTTGTCAAGTTGCGGATGCACATCCGAAACGCGCTCAGTTTTTAGCAAATCACCCAATAGCAGGTACTGAATTTTCTGGTCCGAAAGCTGCTTTTGTTGGTTTGTTTAAAAACAAAACCAATATTATTTGCGATCTAGACAAGACTGAACCAAAGCGATCTAAAGAGATGATCGAGATTTTCAAAGCTATGGGCATGAGTATTCGTTATATGGATGCAGTCGAACACGACAAGCATATTGCTTATGTGTCTCATTTATCCCACATCAGTTCATTTATGCTAGGCAAAACAGTAATCGATAAAGAAAAAAATGAACTTAATATTTTTGATATGGCAGGCAGTGGATTCGAGTCGACCGTACGCTTAGCAAAAAGTTCTCCTGATATGTGGGCTCCTATTTTTGAACAAAACAAAGAGAATGTCATTGAAACACTCAATGAATACATTCAAAACTTAAACCATTTTAAAGCGTTAATGGAATCTGATGATTTTGAATCCGTCCGTAACGAAATGAGAAGTATTAATCATATAAAAACAATTTTAAAAGGAATTTCTTAA
- a CDS encoding pyridoxal phosphate-dependent aminotransferase, with translation MSLVARRLDTVEEYYFSKKLKEVRTLVSNGAAVINLGIGSPDLPPHPSVLTALENSLSEPQAHKYQSYQGLPELRHAISSFYEKNYNVLINAENEILPLMGSKEGIMHISMAYLNEGDAVLIPNPGYPTYSSVTKLVGATPIFYDLTAENHWQPQISALERLDLSRVKIMWINYPHMPTGTLGSEQHLTALIQFAKKHNILLVNDNPYSFILNDNPNSIFNIKGAKEVCLELNSLSKSFNMAGWRVGMLLGAEQHINNVIKVKSNMDSGMFYGVQKGAIAALKSSNDWFTSLNEVYKKRRALVWELATQLGCTFEPDTAGMFVWAKLSQGIDAEQFIDTLLIEKNIFVAPGTIFGSNGEGYIRFSLCAPIEDINEALKRTA, from the coding sequence ATGAGTCTAGTAGCCCGTCGTTTAGATACTGTTGAAGAATACTACTTTTCAAAAAAACTGAAAGAAGTACGTACACTCGTTTCCAATGGGGCAGCTGTAATTAACCTAGGCATCGGAAGCCCAGATTTACCGCCACATCCTTCAGTGCTAACAGCACTTGAAAATAGCCTGTCTGAACCCCAAGCCCATAAGTACCAAAGTTATCAAGGATTACCTGAACTTAGACATGCGATTTCTAGTTTTTATGAAAAAAATTACAATGTTCTAATCAATGCTGAAAATGAAATCCTTCCTCTTATGGGTAGTAAGGAGGGTATTATGCATATCTCCATGGCCTATCTCAATGAGGGTGATGCTGTATTGATCCCAAATCCAGGATACCCTACCTACAGCTCGGTTACAAAGTTAGTAGGTGCAACCCCTATTTTTTACGATTTAACTGCGGAAAATCATTGGCAGCCGCAGATATCAGCACTAGAACGATTGGATCTTTCAAGAGTGAAAATCATGTGGATCAATTACCCACACATGCCTACAGGTACACTTGGCTCAGAACAGCATTTAACGGCTTTAATTCAATTCGCAAAAAAACACAATATTCTGCTTGTCAATGATAACCCTTATAGTTTTATCTTGAACGATAACCCAAATAGTATTTTTAATATTAAGGGAGCAAAAGAGGTGTGCTTGGAGCTAAATTCGTTAAGTAAAAGTTTTAATATGGCTGGCTGGCGTGTTGGTATGCTTTTAGGTGCTGAACAACACATCAACAATGTGATAAAAGTTAAAAGCAATATGGATTCAGGTATGTTCTATGGTGTTCAAAAAGGTGCTATCGCTGCTCTGAAATCTTCTAATGATTGGTTTACTAGTCTTAACGAGGTATACAAAAAGCGCCGCGCTTTAGTTTGGGAATTAGCAACTCAACTTGGCTGTACATTTGAGCCAGACACGGCAGGAATGTTTGTTTGGGCAAAACTTTCGCAAGGGATCGATGCAGAACAGTTTATAGACACATTACTTATTGAAAAAAATATTTTTGTAGCTCCTGGAACCATTTTTGGATCAAATGGGGAAGGTTACATACGTTTTTCGCTCTGCGCCCCGATAGAAGACATTAATGAAGCCCTAAAGCGTACAGCATGA
- a CDS encoding prephenate dehydratase, which produces MINKVAIQGIKGSFHHLVTQNYFVNPVEIEPLLTFNEVVDSLIKEKVDTAVMALENSIAGSIIPNYALIDANNLHITGEYYLDIQHNLMALSGQDIFEIKEVYSHPMALLQCQSFFDKYPHIKLVEDCDTAEVAQRIHKKQLKGVAAIASSSAAEIYKLNILAESIQTIKHNETRFVIVERNENPSSTINKASLKFMLNHKRGSLAAMLNVMSDCKLNLTKIQSLPKIDTPWKYAFFVDVTFDDYEDYEKATAVMKIMAEEFKVLGTYKNAKQ; this is translated from the coding sequence ATGATAAATAAAGTCGCTATACAAGGGATAAAAGGATCATTTCATCATTTGGTTACACAAAATTATTTTGTAAATCCAGTAGAAATCGAACCCCTCTTGACATTCAATGAAGTAGTGGATAGCTTGATTAAAGAAAAAGTTGATACCGCTGTAATGGCATTGGAGAATTCAATTGCGGGCTCTATAATTCCCAATTATGCTTTAATCGATGCCAATAATTTACATATAACAGGAGAGTATTATTTAGATATTCAACATAATTTAATGGCGCTGTCTGGTCAGGATATTTTTGAGATTAAAGAGGTTTACTCACACCCCATGGCATTGTTGCAGTGTCAATCTTTTTTCGACAAGTATCCACATATAAAATTAGTTGAGGATTGTGATACTGCTGAGGTTGCACAAAGAATTCACAAGAAACAATTAAAGGGAGTTGCAGCCATTGCCAGTTCTAGTGCTGCAGAGATATATAAATTGAATATTTTAGCTGAGAGCATTCAAACCATTAAGCATAATGAAACTCGTTTTGTAATCGTTGAACGGAACGAAAACCCTTCCTCAACTATAAATAAAGCCTCATTAAAATTTATGCTGAATCATAAACGTGGGAGTTTAGCCGCCATGCTCAATGTTATGAGCGATTGCAAACTTAACTTGACTAAAATTCAATCTTTACCTAAAATTGATACTCCTTGGAAGTATGCATTTTTTGTGGATGTCACATTTGATGATTATGAGGATTATGAAAAGGCAACTGCTGTGATGAAAATAATGGCTGAAGAATTTAAAGTACTTGGTACTTATAAAAATGCAAAACAATGA
- a CDS encoding head GIN domain-containing protein, translating to MKKVLLNSIILLVLACAEDKAPDCIQTSGHRTSVEYSLEPFSKILVNENIELVIKEGVDFHISIEAGSHLISDISYAISDDVLSLTDHNLCNWIRSYRPTKITVTTPNLTEIRSNSQYTIKSLGVLTFQDLNLISENFREDQLSLGDFDLIIQAESLNVISNNLSQFIVSGAVDNLSVGFYSGTTAFFGANLLAQNVIILHRSSHDIVVHPLQSLKGELRGTGNLISVHTPAEVDVTQLYTGTLIFLD from the coding sequence ATGAAAAAGGTATTATTAAATAGTATTATTCTGCTTGTTTTGGCCTGCGCCGAGGATAAAGCCCCAGATTGTATACAAACATCCGGCCATAGGACCAGTGTTGAATATAGTCTTGAGCCATTCAGTAAAATTTTAGTTAATGAAAACATAGAATTAGTTATTAAGGAAGGTGTTGATTTCCATATAAGTATTGAAGCTGGATCCCATTTGATATCAGATATTTCTTATGCCATAAGCGATGATGTGCTGTCCCTTACAGACCACAATCTTTGCAATTGGATTCGTAGTTATAGACCTACTAAAATCACAGTGACTACCCCAAATCTTACAGAAATCCGAAGTAATTCTCAGTATACAATAAAATCTTTAGGGGTATTAACATTTCAAGATTTGAATTTAATCTCTGAAAATTTTCGTGAAGATCAATTAAGTTTGGGTGACTTTGATTTGATAATACAAGCTGAAAGCTTAAATGTAATTTCAAATAATCTATCGCAATTTATTGTATCTGGCGCTGTAGATAATCTTTCTGTTGGATTCTATTCGGGTACAACAGCTTTTTTTGGAGCAAACCTTTTAGCGCAGAATGTGATAATTTTACACCGCAGTAGCCATGATATTGTTGTACATCCCTTACAATCTCTCAAAGGAGAATTACGCGGTACTGGGAACTTGATCTCTGTACATACCCCAGCAGAGGTAGATGTCACCCAACTTTACACGGGAACACTTATTTTCTTGGATTAA
- a CDS encoding acyloxyacyl hydrolase — protein sequence MVKHGILFFFFGVLFLGHTQELKPFSYIDLNLYSGNIARHNDNITHLIQAHPNGLILGWNKRVSGEKSWHKRYNYPEFGTSISIQNFNNSTLGNGYGLHAHYNFYFLKRRLMLRIAQGVSLVTNPYDKYKNPKNIAFGSPFLSGTYLMLNYKRPQLLGAVGVQAGITLLHLSNASIKAPNTSINTIAFNFGLTAALDEKPDFLKPTSTNQGISQEIDQSVHYGAVFKAGVNQSDVVGSPQFPFYVFSFFADKQINEKSLISIGAEYFNSKFLKEYIYYQSVAYPESQVENDVDYKRVGLYLGYELLFGRFSVLAHLGYYVYAPFDFEGRYYNRLGMKHFIAKKWFISATLKAHSAKAEALEFGIGVRL from the coding sequence ATGGTAAAACACGGTATTTTATTTTTCTTTTTTGGTGTGCTCTTTTTGGGGCACACACAAGAGCTCAAGCCCTTTAGCTACATTGATTTAAATTTGTATTCAGGTAATATTGCGCGTCATAACGATAATATTACCCACCTGATTCAAGCGCATCCAAATGGTTTAATCTTGGGATGGAACAAGCGTGTTTCCGGTGAAAAATCATGGCATAAACGCTACAATTACCCTGAATTCGGCACCTCTATAAGCATTCAAAATTTTAATAATTCAACTTTGGGTAATGGTTATGGACTTCATGCGCATTATAATTTTTATTTTCTAAAGCGTCGTTTGATGTTGCGTATTGCTCAAGGAGTCTCTTTAGTAACTAATCCTTACGACAAGTACAAAAACCCAAAAAATATTGCTTTTGGCTCGCCTTTTCTCAGTGGCACTTATTTAATGCTCAATTACAAACGCCCCCAATTATTGGGCGCTGTTGGGGTTCAGGCCGGAATAACACTGCTCCACTTATCTAACGCAAGTATCAAAGCGCCGAATACCAGTATCAATACCATCGCCTTTAATTTCGGTCTAACGGCTGCCCTAGATGAAAAACCCGATTTTTTAAAGCCCACATCAACAAATCAAGGGATTAGTCAAGAAATAGACCAAAGTGTCCATTATGGAGCCGTCTTCAAAGCTGGGGTCAATCAAAGTGACGTAGTAGGAAGCCCTCAATTTCCTTTTTATGTATTTTCTTTTTTTGCCGATAAACAGATTAATGAAAAAAGCTTAATTTCCATTGGGGCGGAGTATTTTAATTCCAAATTTTTGAAAGAATATATTTACTATCAAAGTGTAGCTTATCCTGAAAGCCAAGTGGAAAATGACGTTGACTATAAGCGTGTAGGTCTATACCTAGGGTACGAATTGTTATTTGGGCGATTTTCTGTACTTGCTCATTTGGGCTATTATGTCTATGCTCCGTTTGATTTTGAAGGGCGTTATTATAATCGCCTGGGAATGAAACATTTTATAGCTAAAAAATGGTTTATATCGGCAACATTAAAAGCGCATAGTGCTAAAGCGGAAGCATTAGAATTTGGTATAGGTGTAAGGTTATGA
- the metK gene encoding methionine adenosyltransferase, with protein sequence MSYLFTSESVSEGHPDKVADQISDAIIDHFLAFDPQAKVACETLVTTGQVILAGEVKSKTYLDVQQIARDTINKIGYTKGEYMFDGNSCGVLSAIHEQSEDINRGVDRETPEEQGAGDQGMMFGYATNETENYMPLALDLSHRILKELAALRHANKDITYLRPDSKSQVTIEYGDDNVPLRIDSIVISTQHDDFSDDENEMLDTIKKDIKAILIPRVISKLPKAIQALFNDNITYHINPTGKFVIGGPHGDTGLTGRKIIVDTYGGKGAHGGGAFSGKDPSKVDRSAAYAMRHIAKNMVAAGICSEILVQVSYAIGVAEPTGVFVDTYGTANVELNDGTVAQKIMELFDLRPAAIEQRLKLRTPMYSETAAYGHMGRTNETVEKVFYLPNGEKQVLDVELFTWEKLDYIEAIKTAFKL encoded by the coding sequence ATGAGTTACTTATTTACTTCCGAAAGTGTTTCTGAAGGACACCCCGATAAAGTAGCAGACCAAATTAGCGATGCAATCATCGACCATTTTTTGGCCTTCGATCCGCAAGCCAAAGTGGCTTGTGAAACATTGGTGACTACCGGGCAAGTTATTTTGGCTGGTGAGGTCAAATCTAAAACCTATTTGGACGTACAACAGATCGCTCGAGACACAATAAATAAAATTGGTTATACCAAAGGCGAATACATGTTTGACGGGAATTCATGCGGAGTTCTCTCAGCCATACACGAACAATCGGAGGACATAAATAGAGGAGTTGATAGAGAAACCCCTGAAGAACAAGGGGCTGGTGACCAAGGTATGATGTTTGGTTACGCCACCAATGAAACCGAAAACTACATGCCTTTAGCATTGGATTTGTCGCACCGTATTTTAAAAGAACTTGCTGCTTTGCGCCACGCAAACAAAGACATCACTTATTTGCGTCCTGACTCTAAAAGTCAGGTCACTATTGAATATGGTGATGACAATGTCCCGTTGCGGATTGATTCTATTGTAATCTCTACACAACATGACGACTTTTCTGATGATGAAAATGAAATGCTTGATACGATCAAAAAAGACATCAAGGCCATTTTGATTCCTAGAGTAATCTCAAAATTACCTAAGGCCATTCAAGCACTTTTTAATGATAATATTACGTATCACATCAATCCAACAGGCAAGTTTGTAATTGGCGGCCCTCACGGAGATACCGGATTGACTGGCCGTAAAATTATAGTAGACACCTACGGCGGAAAAGGCGCACATGGTGGAGGTGCATTTTCGGGAAAAGACCCAAGTAAAGTAGACCGCTCTGCGGCTTATGCCATGCGCCATATTGCCAAAAATATGGTTGCTGCAGGAATATGTTCAGAAATTTTAGTACAAGTCAGTTATGCCATTGGCGTAGCCGAACCTACGGGTGTTTTTGTAGATACTTACGGCACAGCCAATGTGGAACTCAACGATGGTACTGTTGCACAAAAAATAATGGAGCTATTTGACCTGCGACCAGCGGCAATTGAGCAACGACTAAAACTTCGTACCCCAATGTACAGCGAAACTGCTGCTTATGGTCATATGGGGCGTACAAACGAAACTGTTGAAAAAGTATTTTATCTACCCAATGGTGAAAAACAAGTGTTGGATGTAGAACTGTTTACGTGGGAAAAATTAGATTATATAGAAGCAATTAAAACTGCTTTCAAGCTCTAA